Proteins co-encoded in one Atribacteraceae bacterium genomic window:
- the murI gene encoding glutamate racemase produces the protein MGTMTGPIGVIDSGIGGLSVVTALRDLLPQEDIVYIADPKYFPYGEKTTEELLCIIRPFFSFFLDEFSTKLVVTACGSVSATCLPFLNREIPVPVIGIVEPGVNEAIAITQTRTIAVLATNATVKSGMFRRLIERVGRNLRVIEKAWPEFIEAVERGEYHTPSWFSQVSRELESLRSQGADTVIMGCTHFSLITAFFEEAADSRIRIVDPAKACAREVKTCLDVTGTTGSGNGQTLMYVRGERSHFHWVLDMLNGVTFQSLNSFPEEYDVVSRRSQCAFPSCARIIRTK, from the coding sequence ATGGGAACGATGACCGGCCCGATTGGCGTCATCGATTCCGGGATCGGGGGGCTGAGCGTAGTAACCGCCCTGCGCGACCTTCTCCCTCAGGAAGACATCGTCTACATCGCCGATCCAAAATACTTTCCTTATGGAGAAAAAACCACTGAAGAACTGCTGTGCATCATCCGACCTTTTTTCTCCTTTTTTCTGGATGAGTTCTCCACTAAGCTGGTAGTAACGGCTTGCGGGTCAGTGAGTGCGACTTGCCTGCCGTTCCTTAACCGAGAGATTCCGGTACCAGTGATCGGTATCGTTGAGCCAGGAGTGAATGAAGCGATTGCCATTACGCAAACCAGGACCATCGCCGTTCTGGCGACCAATGCGACGGTCAAAAGCGGCATGTTCCGGCGGCTCATCGAACGCGTCGGTCGGAACCTCCGGGTGATCGAAAAAGCTTGGCCCGAATTCATTGAAGCGGTCGAGCGGGGAGAATATCATACACCTTCCTGGTTTTCCCAAGTCAGTCGGGAACTAGAATCGCTCCGCTCCCAGGGAGCCGATACGGTAATTATGGGCTGTACGCATTTTTCCTTGATCACCGCCTTTTTTGAGGAGGCAGCGGATTCACGAATCAGGATCGTCGACCCGGCCAAAGCCTGTGCCCGCGAAGTAAAAACCTGTCTTGATGTTACCGGGACAACGGGTAGTGGGAACGGTCAAACCCTTATGTATGTACGGGGTGAGCGCAGCCATTTTCATTGGGTGTTGGACATGTTGAATGGAGTGACCTTCCAGTCACTCAACAGTTTTCCAGAAGAATATGACGTTGTGTCTAGAAGATCGCAATGCGCTTTTCCATCATGCGCAAGAATTATCCGAACCAAATGA